The Nycticebus coucang isolate mNycCou1 chromosome 5, mNycCou1.pri, whole genome shotgun sequence genome window below encodes:
- the CASP8AP2 gene encoding CASP8-associated protein 2 isoform X3, with protein sequence MAADDDNGDGTSLFDVFSASPLKNNDEGSLDIYAGLDSAVSDCASKTCVPSRNCLDLYEEILTEEGTAKEATYNDLQVEYGKCQLQMKELMKKFKEIQAQNFSLKNENQSLKKNISALIKTARVEINRKDEEINNLHQRLSEFPHFRNNHKTIRTSDTVKTKDFKSRSPHLDDCSKADHRVKSDVSKDVHHSTSLPNLEKEGKSHSEKKSTSYLSASFEKHCTNGIWSRSHYQVGEGSSNEDNRRGRKEVRHSQYSRGPDRKRKDVSTSCSDGEPRNTEASQRLQGRPEKHGKGEPRTESKNSKFKSSIDSDYKGECSSWEKETPRERSHTRVECQSDKRLERQSERSQTINRKELKSQDKEERKVDQKPKSIVKDQDHWRRTERALLPHFKNEITKSSYNSNKYYLEERRGRDDCKRDRGINNHSFPDGRCPSSLSSSRTYKHADYKEVEAQHQWENLPLKAERHRTEDKKKRERESKEENRYIRNEKRIPTEHLQKTDKETKKTATDLKRQNEPKTDKGEGSHNEDSEGTGNKEVMKTESCHNETKNKDLKLSFMEKLNLTLSPAKKQSVSQNNHKITDTQKFSSVCDLESSVQIKTCVPSVSESVGETKSKLLETKVDLPAVSEPTVSIPESKMEEENSSLVQCVKNSVHCEVPTCGTETSFLAPMEIEQTESLLSSSIETQQTITRAGASAGMVMDVLQTDVSQNFGLELDTGKCDLNSCGISDGIEMKVTLSTKVAETSEGILQSSIEEADILPIILSEDDNPKFEPSLMDTPVVESKSCHLEPCLPKESLESSIQQTELMDHRMEIAETNSVCHDDDNSVLSIDFNQLRPIPEIISPLNSPVRPVAKVLRMESPSQAPLYSNSHKDVFSQAHSICKSQSDLNKENQKPICKPDKHAEAEACKNSSLDELEEGEIISDSEKSKPQKSFVKNANPRASAEVQNSKTIPGSRKNTVHLDKDNRKTSVKIHQTNSKWNNRPSKSSRSSRTEKKDKTMSTSSLEKIVPIIAAPSSVREIMHMLRMIRKHVRKNYMKFKVKFSIIQFHRIIESAILSFISLIKHLNLSKISKSVTTLQKNLCDVIESKLKQVKKNGIVDRLFEQQLPDMKKKLWKFVDEQLDYLFAKLKKILLKFCDSTNFGSDSDEGKLEKKSKEKGQYSNCQKGNVGNFHKEMLKEKLPKSEDSIRCKSSLGHKKSEEKHKDHNNSSINTVRLDIKKSFNTCFDNVKNSQSEEHTLELTCTSTSKPGKTEGSSTEDTQMSHHAALKPERSFEILTEQQASSLTFNLVSDAQMGEIFKSLLQGSDLLDSSVNCTDKSDWELKTPEKQLLESLKCESIPTCTTEELVSGVGSPSPKMISDDNWSLLSSEKGPSLSSGLSLPVHPDVLDESCMFEVSTNIALSKDNVCSSEKNKPCVSSILIEDLAVSLTVPSPLKSDGHLSFLKPEVLSSSTPEEVISAHFSEDALLEEEDASEQDIHLALESDNSSSKSSCSSSWTSRSVAPGFQYHPNLPMHAVIMEKSNDHFIVKIRRAAPSTSPGLKQSMKSGESLASLPRVGKEAGEAAEKEHVSCQNTVFKSVAELENSNKNVDSSESTHEEKNCMIQTQVPDIHEFLNDASEKVGHSDEVVNECFKLQQVWKPKVPESIKELPSMEEIPQSVEDHLPNTYIDLTEDSVTETKNLGKFIEVTVLNIDQLGCSGGNVDQNAQILDNSLQPDTINAFIDLTQDASNESKSEGDHPELANEGSGCPISSVDEDNCVEEKVEVANGPLECIVEETYVDLTTESPALCEVKKSHLKSEPTSNCGSSELSGTLDDAHKKRKNLSDLNHFSQKKQRKETDLTSREKTKKVTQDSGENGEAHPKKASKKRVPTVNKDPSSLKASPGIKDSSAALTTSPTSLSAKNVIKKKGEIIVSWTRNDDREILLECQKRGPSFKTFIYLAAKLDKNPNQISC encoded by the exons TTGCAGGTAGAATATGGAAAATGTCAGTTGCAAATGAAAGAGCTGATGAAAAAGTTTAAGGAAATACAGGCACAG AATTTcagcttaaaaaatgaaaaccagtCACTGAAGAAGAATATCTCAGCACTTATCAAAACTGCCAGGGTGGAAATAAACCGCAAGGATGAAGAAATAAACAATCTTCACCAAAG ATTGTCCGAGTTTCCACATTTTCGAAATAACCATAAAACTATAAGGACGTCAGACAcagttaaaacaaaagattttaagTCTAGATCTCCTCACTTGGATGATTGCTCGAAGGCTGATCACAGAGTTAAAAGTGATGTTTCTAAAGATGTACATCATAGCACTTCACTGCCAaacctggaaaaggaaggaaaatcacattctgaaaaaaaaagcaCTTCATATTTGTCCGCATCTTTTGAGAAACACTGCACCAATGGCATTTGGTCACGTTCCCATTATCAGGTTGGTGAGGGTAGCTCAAATGAGGATAatagaagagggagaaaagaggtTAGACACAGCCAGTATAGCAGAGGACCTGACAGAAAACGGAAAGACGTAAGTACTAGCTGTAGTGATGGTGAACCAAGGAATACCGAGGCCAGTCAAAGGCTGCAAGGACGTCCAGAGAAACATGGTAAAGGTGAACCAAGGACTGAAAGCAAAAATTCAAAGTTTAAAAGTAGCATAGATTCTGATTATAAAGGTGAATGCTCTTCTTGGGAAAAAGAGACCCCTAGGGAAAGGTCACACACTCGAGTAGAATGTCAAAGTGACAAAAGACTAGAAAGACAAAGTGAAAGATCAcaaactataaatagaaaagaacttaaatcacaagataaagaagaaagaaaagttgatcAAAAGCCTAAATCAATAGTAAAGGACCAGGATCACTGGAGAAGAACTGAACGAGCATTGCTTCCtcattttaagaatgaaataacaaaatcttcttataattcaaataaatattatctagaagagagaagaggaagggatgATTGTAAAAGAGACCGAGGTATAAACAATCATAGTTTTCCAGATGGAAGATGTCCATCTTCTCTTTCAAGCAGTAGAACTTACAAGCATGCTGACTACAAGGAAGTGGAGGCTCAGCATCAGTGGGAAAATCTGCCATTAAAAGCAGAAAGGCATAGAACTgaagataagaagaaaagagaacgagaaagcaaagaagaaaataggtatattaggaatgaaaaaagaatacCTACAGAACATTTACAAAAGACTgataaagaaactaagaaaactgCTACTGATTTAAAAAGACAGAATGAGCCAAAAACTGATAAAGGTGAAGGCTCTCATAATGAAGATTCTGAAGGAACAGGAAATAAAGAGGTGATGAAAACTGAGAGTTGtcacaatgaaacaaaaaacaaagacttaaAGTTAAGTTTTATGGAAAAATTGAACTTAACTCTTTCTCCTGCTAAAAAGCAATCTGTTTCTcagaataatcataaaataactGATACTCAAAAGTTTAGTAGTGTATGTGATTTGGAGTCTTCAGTGCAAATTAAAACATGTGTTCCCTCTGTCAGTGAAAGTGTGGGAGAAACTAAATCAAAGTTACTGGAAACAAAGGTTGATCTTCCAGCAGTATCTGAACCTACAGTCAGTATTCCAGAAAgcaaaatggaagaagaaaatagtTCGCTAGTTCAATGTGTTAAGAATAGTGTGCATTGTGAAGTGCCCACTTGTGGCACAGAGACTTCTTTCTTAGCACCCATGGAAATAGAACAAACAGAATCCTTGTTGTCGTCATCAATAGAAACACAACAAACCATTACTCGAGCAGGGGCTTCAGCTGGTATGGTAATGGATGTATTACAAACAGATGTTTCTCAAAACTTTGGGTTGGAATTGGACACTGGAAAATGTGATTTAAATTCTTGTGGTATTTCTGACGGTATAGAAATGAAGGTCACCCTTTCAACAAAAGTGGCTGAAACCAGTGAAGGTATTTTGCAGTCTTCAATTGAAGAAGCTGACATTTTGCCAATAATCCTTTCAGAAGATGATAACCCCAAATTTGAGCCTTCTCTTATGGATACACCAGTAGTTGAGAGTAAGTCTTGTCATTTGGAACCTTGCTTACCTAAAGAGTCTCTAGAATCTTCAATTCAACAGACTGAATTAATGGACCACAGAATGGAAATTGCTGAAACAAACTCAGTATGTCATGATGATGATAACTCAGTTTTGAGTATTGACTTTAATCAGCTGAGACCTATTCCAGAAATTATCAGTCCTTTGAATAGTCCAGTGAGACCTGTAGCAAAAGTTCTTAGAATGGAAAGCCCATCTCAAGCTCCATTATATAGTAACAGTCATAAAG ATGTGTTTTCACAAGCACATTCTATCTGCAAGAGTCAGTCTGATCTCAATAAGGAGAACCAAAAGCCAATTTGCAAACCTGACAAACATGCAGAAGCAGAGGCCTGTAAGAATTCATCCTTAGATGAATTAGAGGAAGGAGAAATTATAAGTGATAGTGAAAAATCTAAACCACAAAAAAGTTTTGTAAAAAATGCCAATCCCAGAGCTTCTGCTGAAGTGCAAAACTCAAAAACTATCCCAGGAAGTAGGAAAAATACTGTGCATTTAGATAAAGACAACAGGAAGACATCTGTAAAAATCCATCAGACCAATAGCAAATGGAATAACAGACCTAGTAAATCGAGCAGATCTTcaagaacagagaagaaagataaaacaatGAGTACCTCCAGCTTGGAAAAAATAGTTCCAATTATTGCTGCACCCTCTTCTGTACGAGAGATTATGCACATGTTACGAATGATAAGAAAACATGTAaggaaaaattatatgaaattcaaggTAAAATTTTCAATAATACAGTTTCATAGAATTATTGAGTCAGCAATTTTGAGTTTTATATCACTAATTAAACATCTCAACTTATCTAAAATCTCTAAGTCAGTGACTACTTTACAGAAGAATCTCTGTGATGTCATAGAATCTAAACTTAAGCAAGTTAAAAAGAATGGAATAGTTGATCGTTTATTTGAACAGCAACTAccagatatgaaaaaaaaattgtggaagtTTGTAGATGAACAACTTGATTATTTGTTTGCAAAGCTTAAAAAAATCTTACTAAAGTTTTGTGATTCTACAAACTTTGGAAGTGATAGTGATGaaggaaaacttgaaaaaaaaagcaaagagaaaggacAATATTCAAACTGTCAGAAGGGGAATGTAGGCAACttccacaaagaaatgttaaaagaaaaattaccaaaatcagaAGACTCTATTCGTTGTAAGTCTTCACTGGGACATAAAAAGTCTGAGGAAAAACATAAAGACCACAATAACTCCAGTATTAACACAGTAAGACTTgacattaaaaaaagttttaatacaTGCTTTGATAATGTAAAGAACTCTCAGTCTGAAGAGCATACCTTGGAACTAACCTGTACAAGCACCTCAAAGCCAGGAAAGACTGAAGGAAGCAGCACAGAGGATACACAGATGTCCCACCATGCAGCTTTGAAGCCGGAACGTAGTTTTGAGATTCTTACTGAACAACAAGCATCTAGCCTTACTTTTAATTTAGTGAGTGATGCTCAGATgggtgaaatttttaaaagtttgttgcAAGGTTCTGATCTTTTGGACAGCAGTGTTAACTGCACTGATAAAAGTGATTGGGAGTTAAAGACGCCAGAGAAACAGCTGCTAGAGAGTCTTAAGTGTGAATCTATACCAACTTGTACAACAGAAGAGCTAGTTTCAGGGGTGGGTTCCCCATCTCCTAAAATGATAAGTGATGATAATTGGTCATTACTATCATCTGAAAAAGGTCCATCTTTGTCTTCAGGACTTTCCTTGCCAGTTCATCCTGATGTGTTAGATGAAAGTTGTATGTTTGAAGTATCTACTAACATAGCTCTAAGTAAAGATAATGTTTGTAGTTCAGAAAAGAACAAGCCCTGCGTTTCTTCCATACTTATTGAAGATCTAGCTGTCTCTTTAACTGTACCATCACCTCTGAAGTCAGATGGTCACCTCAGTTTCTTAAAGCCTGAAGTTTTGTCTAGTTCAACTCCTGAGGAAGTTATTAGTGCCCATTTTAGTGAAGATGCCTTACTTGAGGAAGAGGATGCATCTGAGCAAGATATTCATTTAGCTTTGGAGTCTGATAATTCAAGTAGTAAATCAAGTTGTTCTTCATCATGGACTAGCCGGTCTGTAGCCCCAGGCTTTCAGTACCACCCTAACCTACCCATGCATGCAGTCATAATGGAAAAGTCAAACGATCATTTCATTGTGAAAATTAGACGTGCAGCACCATCTACCTCCCCTGGTCTTAAACAGAGCATGAAGTCTGGTGAGTCATTGGCATCGTTGCCCAGAGTTGGAAAGGAAGCTGGTGAAGCAGCAGAGAAAGAACATGTTTCATGTCAGAACACCGTTTTTAAATCTGTAGCGGAATTAGaaaattccaacaaaaatgttgATAGTAGTGAATCAACTCATGAAGAAAAGAACTGTATGATACAAACACAGGTTCCTGACATACATGAATTTCTTAATGATGCTTCAGAGAAGGTGGGTCATAGTGATGAAGTGGTTAATGAGTGTTTCAAATTACAACAGGTATGGAAACCAAAAGTGCCTGAAAGCATCAAAGAATTGCCTTCAATGGAAGAAATCCCACAATCTGTTGAGGATCATCTTCCAAACACGTACATAGACCTAACAGAAGATTCAGTCACTGAGACTAAGAACTTAGGAAAATTCATAGAGGTAACAGTTTTAAATATTGATCAGTTGGGATGTTCTGGAGGCAATGTAGATCAAAATGCTCAAATATTAGACAATTCTTTGCAGCCTGATACTATAAATGCTTTTATTGATTTGACACAAGATGCTTCAAATGAGAGTAAAAGTGAAGGTGACCATCCTGAGTTAGCAAATGAGGGGTCAGGGTGTCCAATATCATCTGTAGATGAAGATAACTGTGTGGAAGAAAAGGTTGAAGTGGCAAATGGGCCTTTGGAATGCATTGTTGAGGAAACCTATGTTGATTTAACCACAGAGTCTCCTGCTTTATGTGAAGTAAAAAAGAGCCATTTAAAATCAGAGCCAACATCAAATTGTGGTAGTTCAGAGTTGTCTGGGACTTTGGATGATGctcacaaaaagagaaaaaaccttTCCGATCTAAATCATTTTTcccagaaaaaacaaagaaaagaaacagacttAACTAGTAGGGAAAAGACCAAGAAAGTTACCCAAGATTCTGGTGAGAATGGTGAAGCTCACCCAAAAAAAGCCAGTAAGAAAAGAGTTCCTACAGTGAATAAAGATCCTTCATCGCTAAAGGCAAGCCCAGGGATTAAAGATTCGTCAGCAGCACTCACCACTTCTCCTACAAGTCTTTCTGCAAAGAATGTTAttaaaaagaagggagaaattaTAGTTTCATGGACAAG AAATGATGATCGCGAAATTTTATTGGAGTGTCAGAAAAGAGGACCATCATTCAAAACATTCATATATTTAGCTGCCAAGTTGGATAAAAATCCAAATCAG